The Aerosakkonema funiforme FACHB-1375 genome window below encodes:
- a CDS encoding alpha/beta hydrolase translates to MSLEVITLPPKTGQPPKGAIVALHGWGANGEDLASLAPFLNLPDYEFLFPDGPFPHPHVPGGRTWYDFQKNYGLTESRQLLNEWLTSFERRTGIPLERTILSGFSQGGAMTLDVGLNLPLAGLVCLSGYLHPMTQEATNRNFPPVLILHGRQDSIVPVTAAVKARDILSNLGVAVQYQEFDMGHEVTPAVLNLMRSFVMQVMSSTSSKIS, encoded by the coding sequence TTGTCTTTAGAAGTAATTACCTTGCCACCGAAAACAGGTCAACCGCCAAAGGGTGCGATCGTCGCTTTGCACGGTTGGGGTGCCAACGGCGAAGATCTGGCATCTTTAGCACCTTTTTTGAATTTACCCGATTACGAGTTCCTGTTTCCCGATGGGCCTTTTCCTCACCCGCACGTACCGGGTGGAAGAACGTGGTACGATTTTCAGAAAAATTACGGTTTAACAGAAAGTCGCCAACTGCTGAACGAGTGGCTTACCTCTTTTGAGAGACGTACTGGTATTCCCTTGGAACGTACTATTTTGAGTGGATTTTCCCAAGGTGGGGCGATGACTCTCGATGTGGGACTGAACTTGCCACTGGCAGGCTTGGTATGTTTGAGTGGCTATTTGCATCCCATGACTCAAGAAGCAACAAATCGTAATTTTCCGCCAGTTTTGATCTTACATGGCAGACAAGATTCGATCGTGCCTGTAACTGCTGCGGTGAAAGCACGCGATATTCTATCCAACTTGGGAGTAGCGGTGCAGTATCAAGAATTTGATATGGGGCATGAAGTTACACCGGCGGTTTTGAATTTAATGCGAAGTTT